Proteins encoded within one genomic window of Oryza glaberrima chromosome 12, OglaRS2, whole genome shotgun sequence:
- the LOC127757629 gene encoding uncharacterized protein LOC127757629 isoform X1, which yields MQATGSGSWVAQASVLGCGGGGGGVVVVRRPSWDGGAAVGGRAKGFGVVRCCVQEKKPRVRKTKEERREMVESFVNTYRVSNDGKFPSVNLTHKEVGGSYYIVREIVRDIIQENRVLGPGGLNATALSFEDCPDSVESPVTHELGQDSVEILDMSDDDQAGMDTVTDMSTQQLLGSSNLLDAGILNGALQNGNIADMACLETNSEKQDEVPCAQSAEIDPSSSEKLPPSFSHAPDSESEFEMDSRVVAHETTSSLTNGVISSGPSAVITNESLLQDHDDTTDNAVDEAVLCLQTNGSSQANETILQEHETRPESVMSNDVQTIDSQSNSRVDTFNSNTSEDTTKSIEVSEVQRLHPDEEEKAENLVSHAELDTKVFSHVEGKNGMVEEDNSELKQSISIITMEEHDSKPEHGDSTTTAISRHALCLLTLRCMLTVYNFLHASQNTTAYLENWEGAAEERDQPVLANH from the exons atgcaggCCACGGGGAGCGGTTCTTGGGTCGCGCAGGCGTCCGTGCTCGgctgcggcgggggcggaggaggggtggtggtggtgcggcggccGTCGTGGGATGGCGGTGCGGCGGTCGGTGGTAGGGCGAAGGGGTTCGGGGTGGTGCGGTGCTGCGTGCAGGAGAAGAAGCCGCGGGTGAGGAAGACCAAGGAGGAGAGGCGGGAGATGGTTGAGTCCTTCGTCAACAC TTACCGGGTTTCAAATGATGGGAAATTCCCTTCAGTCAATCTCACGCATAAGGAAGTCGGAGGGTCATATTACATAGTTCGTGAAATCGTGAGAGATATCATCCAAGAGAACAGGGTTCTGGGCCCTGGCGGCTTGAATGCCACGGCACTGAGTTTTGAAGACTGCCCTGATTCTGTGGAGTCACCTGTTACGCATGAACTGGGCCAAGACAGTGTCGAGATATTAGATATGTCTGATGACGACCAAGCTGGCATGGATACTGTGACAGACATGAGCACCCAGCAACTACTGGGGTCATCTAATCTATTGGATGCTGGTATTCTGAATGGTGCACTCCAAAATGGGAACATAGCAGATATGGCATGCTTAGAGACAAACAGCGAGAAACAAGATGAAGTTCCATGTGCGCAATCAGCAGAAATTGACCCCAGTAGTTCTGAAAAGCTACCTCCTTCCTTCTCTCATGCCCCTGATTCAGAAAGTGAATTTGAGATGGACAGTCGGGTGGTTGCTCATGAGACAACCAGCAGTCTCACTAATGGAGTTATTTCCTCAGGACCCAGTGCTGTTATTACAAATGAGTCGCTTTTACAAGATCATGATGACACAACTGATAATGCTGTTGATGAAGCTGTTCTTTGCTTACAGACTAATGGAAGTTCTCAAGCAAATGAGACCATTTTGCAGGAACATGAGACACGACCTGAAAGTGTCATGAGCAATGATGTTCAAACCATTGACAGTCAATCCAATTCTAGAGTGGatactttcaactcaaatacAAGTGAAGACACAACCAAGTCTATTGAAGTGTCTGAAGTACAGAGGTTGCATCCTGATGAGGAAGAAAAGGCAGAAAATCTTGTTTCTCATGCAGAACTGGATACAAAG GTGTTCTCACACGTTGAAGGCAAGAATGGCATGGTGGAGGAAGATAACAGTGAACTCAAGCAATCTATATCTATCATAACAATGGAAGAGCATGATAGCAAGCCTGAACATGGAGACAGCACCACAACTGCCATCAGCAGGCATGCACTTTGCCTTCTAACTTTGCGTTGCATGCTTACTGTTTATAATTTTCTTCATGCGTCGCAAAACACCACAGCATATTTG GAAAACTGGGAAGGTGCAGCCGAAGAAAGAGACCAACCTGTTTTGGCTAATCATTAG
- the LOC127757628 gene encoding pentatricopeptide repeat-containing protein At4g02820, mitochondrial-like: protein MLMSRRLVPAAAAARMASSSSSAAAAAVSGGAEGGGGEGRGGDTLGRRLLKLIYPKRSAAVVLRRWAEEGRTVQKYQLNRVVRELRKYRRFKHALEICEWMRTQPEMRLLPGDHAVHLDLVAKVRGLPSAEKFFEDMPERAKGPSTCNALLHAYVQHGRRDKAEAMLGEMAKAGYLTCALPFNHMMSLYMSSGELEKVPEMIKELRRYTIPDLVTYNIWLTYCSKKNSVKAAEKVYDLMKDERVVPDWMTFSLLGSIYINAGLHVKGRDALVEMEKRASRKERAAYSSLLTLYASLSDRGNLDRVWRKMRETFRKFSDTEYKCMLTSLTRCGDIAEAESVYSEWESASGTRDSRIPNTILAFYIKNGMMEKAEGLLDHIVQKGVKPSYSTWELFVWGYLSDGRMDKVLECLKKALSCLEKWDPNPQLATAIYSQIEEKGDIEAAEKLLVMFREAGYVTTEIYNSVLRTYAKAELMPLIVDERMDQDKVSMDDETRRLLRLTSKYPIGEVSTLMS, encoded by the exons ATGCTGATGTCGCGGCGGctcgtgcccgccgccgccgcggcgaggatggcgtcgtcgtcgtcgtcggcggcggcggcggcggtgtctggTGGTGCGGAAGGTggaggtggggaggggaggggaggggacacGCTGGGGAGGAGGCTGCTGAAGCTGATATACCCGAagcggagcgcggcggtggtgctGCGCCGGTGGGCGGAGGAGGGGCGCACCGTGCAGAAGTACCAGCTCAACCGCGTCGTCCGCGAGCTCCGCAAGTACCGCCGCTTCAAGCACGCCCTCGAG ATATGCGAGTGGATGAGGACGCAGCCGGAGATGAGGCTGCTTCCCGGGGACCACGCCGTTCACCTCGACCTCGTGGCCAAGGTCCGGGGGCTCCCCAGCGCCGAGAAGTTCTTCGAGGACATGCCGGAGCGCGCCAAGGGGCCGTCCACCTGCAACGCGCTGCTCCACGCCTACGTGCAGCACGGCCGGCGTGACAAGGCGGAGGCAATGCTGGGGGAGATGGCCAAGGCTGGGTACCTCACCTGCGCGCTGCCGTTCAACCACATGATGTCGCTCTACATGTCGAGCGGCGAGCTTGAGAAGGTCCCGGAGATGATCAAGGAGCTCAGGAGGTACACCATCCCTGACCTGGTCACCTACAACATATGGCTGACATACTGCTCGAAGAAGAACAGCGTGAAAGCCGCGGAGAAGGTCTACGATCTGATGAAGGATGAGAGGGTGGTTCCTGACTGGATGACATTCAGCTTGCTGGGAAGCATTTACATCAATGCTGGGCTTCATGTCAAAGGCCGGGACGCGCtggtggagatggagaagagGGCCTCTCGGAAGGAGAGAGCCGCGTACTCCTCGTTGCTCACCCTGTATGCAAGCTTGTCGGATAGAGGTAACTTGGACAGGGTGTGGAGGAAGATGAGAGAAACCTTCAGAAAGTTCAGTGACACCGAGTACAAGTGCATGCTCACTTCGCTCACAAGGTGCGGCGATATCGCAGAAGCAGAGAGCGTTTACAGCGAATGGGAGTCCGCCTCAGGAACACGCGATTCGAGGATCCCGAACACGATCCTCGCATTTTACATCAAGAACGGCATGATGGAAAAGGCTGAGGGTTTGCTCGATCACATTGTGCAGAAGGGTGTCAAGCCAAGCTATAGCACTTGGGAACTGTTTGTCTGGGGCTATCTCAGCGATGGCAGAATGGACAAAGTTCTTGAGTGCCTGAAGAAAGCCCTGTCATGTCTGGAGAAATGGGATCCAAACCCTCAACTCGCGACGGCGATATACTCTCAGATTGAGGAGAAAGGCGACATCGAAGCTGCAGAGAAGCTCCTGGTCATGTTCAGAGAAGCAGGATATGTCACGACCGAGATCTATAACTCGGTCTTGCGCACTTATGCGAAGGCTGAGCTGATGCCGTTGAtagttgatgaacgcatggatCAGGATAAGGTCTCAATGGACGATGAAACAAGGAGATTGCTGAGATTGACAAGCAAATACCCGATTGGTGAAGTTTCGACATTGATGTCTTGA
- the LOC127757629 gene encoding uncharacterized protein LOC127757629 isoform X2, translating into MQATGSGSWVAQASVLGCGGGGGGVVVVRRPSWDGGAAVGGRAKGFGVVRCCVQEKKPRVRKTKEERREMVESFVNTYRVSNDGKFPSVNLTHKEVGGSYYIVREIVRDIIQENRVLGPGGLNATALSFEDCPDSVESPVTHELGQDSVEILDMSDDDQAGMDTVTDMSTQQLLGSSNLLDAGILNGALQNGNIADMACLETNSEKQDEVPCAQSAEIDPSSSEKLPPSFSHAPDSESEFEMDSRVVAHETTSSLTNGVISSGPSAVITNESLLQDHDDTTDNAVDEAVLCLQTNGSSQANETILQEHETRPESVMSNDVQTIDSQSNSRVDTFNSNTSEDTTKSIEVSEVQRLHPDEEEKAENLVSHAELDTKVFSHVEGKNGMVEEDNSELKQSISIITMEEHDSKPEHGDSTTTAISRKTGKVQPKKETNLFWLIIRAFVVSMSKMWAK; encoded by the exons atgcaggCCACGGGGAGCGGTTCTTGGGTCGCGCAGGCGTCCGTGCTCGgctgcggcgggggcggaggaggggtggtggtggtgcggcggccGTCGTGGGATGGCGGTGCGGCGGTCGGTGGTAGGGCGAAGGGGTTCGGGGTGGTGCGGTGCTGCGTGCAGGAGAAGAAGCCGCGGGTGAGGAAGACCAAGGAGGAGAGGCGGGAGATGGTTGAGTCCTTCGTCAACAC TTACCGGGTTTCAAATGATGGGAAATTCCCTTCAGTCAATCTCACGCATAAGGAAGTCGGAGGGTCATATTACATAGTTCGTGAAATCGTGAGAGATATCATCCAAGAGAACAGGGTTCTGGGCCCTGGCGGCTTGAATGCCACGGCACTGAGTTTTGAAGACTGCCCTGATTCTGTGGAGTCACCTGTTACGCATGAACTGGGCCAAGACAGTGTCGAGATATTAGATATGTCTGATGACGACCAAGCTGGCATGGATACTGTGACAGACATGAGCACCCAGCAACTACTGGGGTCATCTAATCTATTGGATGCTGGTATTCTGAATGGTGCACTCCAAAATGGGAACATAGCAGATATGGCATGCTTAGAGACAAACAGCGAGAAACAAGATGAAGTTCCATGTGCGCAATCAGCAGAAATTGACCCCAGTAGTTCTGAAAAGCTACCTCCTTCCTTCTCTCATGCCCCTGATTCAGAAAGTGAATTTGAGATGGACAGTCGGGTGGTTGCTCATGAGACAACCAGCAGTCTCACTAATGGAGTTATTTCCTCAGGACCCAGTGCTGTTATTACAAATGAGTCGCTTTTACAAGATCATGATGACACAACTGATAATGCTGTTGATGAAGCTGTTCTTTGCTTACAGACTAATGGAAGTTCTCAAGCAAATGAGACCATTTTGCAGGAACATGAGACACGACCTGAAAGTGTCATGAGCAATGATGTTCAAACCATTGACAGTCAATCCAATTCTAGAGTGGatactttcaactcaaatacAAGTGAAGACACAACCAAGTCTATTGAAGTGTCTGAAGTACAGAGGTTGCATCCTGATGAGGAAGAAAAGGCAGAAAATCTTGTTTCTCATGCAGAACTGGATACAAAG GTGTTCTCACACGTTGAAGGCAAGAATGGCATGGTGGAGGAAGATAACAGTGAACTCAAGCAATCTATATCTATCATAACAATGGAAGAGCATGATAGCAAGCCTGAACATGGAGACAGCACCACAACTGCCATCAGCAG GAAAACTGGGAAGGTGCAGCCGAAGAAAGAGACCAACCTGTTTTGGCTAATCATTAGGGCATTTGTTGTTTCCATGTCCAAGATGTGGGCAAAATGA